One genomic region from Streptomyces venezuelae encodes:
- a CDS encoding PP2C family protein-serine/threonine phosphatase, whose protein sequence is MASNAPVGKPTDMSAPHMPKVAGIDSTVPHPPHTTAPLPGVPAAAAPADAALPPGALIQDRLAGWVSDLTTLHELTERLIRTSSLDEALPEVLGAGAALVGARRGMAVLEPADGLGPATTIGLGLAHAELGTIETVPRGATSYGRLLDGLPDPADPARVPDPIAVRDVRTEEGLDPRHREVAARLGYAASYALPLATEEAGRLGAAVWLYDEPAEPSERQRHLIGLYGRFATEHLARLLQVERARAQVATVAEELLPSRLPRVPGVQLAARHRTGPRGGGDWYDALPLPEGALGLAVGSVSGTGPSALAAMGRLRASLRAYAVMEGEDPVAVLSDLELLLRLTEPARSATALFAYAEPAQRRIVLAGAGHAPPLVIGDHRTEFVETSLSAPLGMLSCWEAPSVELSPAPGETVLLYTDGLLRRTGDPMDRAFARLHAAAASVPKADRGDPGAIADHVLRTLLPEGLGLDTADDEEDVVLLAARFE, encoded by the coding sequence ATGGCGTCAAACGCACCGGTCGGAAAGCCGACTGACATGAGCGCCCCACACATGCCGAAAGTGGCCGGAATCGATTCCACGGTTCCCCACCCCCCGCACACTACGGCGCCCCTTCCCGGGGTCCCCGCGGCGGCGGCACCCGCCGACGCGGCCCTCCCGCCCGGCGCGCTGATCCAGGACCGGCTGGCCGGCTGGGTCTCCGACCTCACCACCCTCCACGAACTCACCGAGCGCCTCATCAGGACCTCCTCCCTCGACGAGGCCCTCCCCGAGGTGCTCGGCGCCGGGGCCGCCCTCGTCGGCGCCCGCCGTGGCATGGCCGTTCTCGAACCCGCCGACGGCCTCGGCCCCGCCACCACCATCGGCCTCGGGCTCGCCCACGCCGAGCTCGGCACCATCGAGACCGTCCCGCGCGGCGCCACCAGCTACGGCCGCCTCCTCGACGGCCTTCCCGATCCCGCCGACCCGGCCCGCGTCCCCGACCCGATCGCCGTCCGCGACGTCCGTACGGAGGAGGGCCTCGACCCGCGCCACCGCGAGGTCGCCGCCCGTCTCGGCTACGCCGCCAGCTACGCCCTCCCCCTCGCCACGGAGGAGGCCGGCCGACTGGGCGCGGCCGTCTGGCTCTACGACGAGCCCGCCGAGCCCTCCGAACGCCAGCGCCACCTCATCGGGCTCTACGGCCGCTTCGCCACCGAGCACCTCGCCCGCCTCCTCCAGGTCGAGCGTGCCCGCGCCCAGGTCGCCACCGTCGCCGAGGAGCTGCTCCCGAGCCGGCTCCCCCGCGTGCCCGGCGTCCAGCTCGCCGCGCGCCATCGCACCGGCCCCCGGGGCGGCGGCGACTGGTACGACGCGCTGCCGCTGCCCGAGGGCGCCCTCGGGCTCGCCGTCGGCTCCGTCTCCGGGACCGGCCCGAGCGCGCTGGCCGCCATGGGCCGGCTGCGCGCCTCCCTCCGGGCGTACGCGGTGATGGAGGGCGAGGACCCCGTCGCCGTCCTCTCCGATCTGGAGCTCCTGCTCCGGCTCACCGAGCCCGCGCGCTCGGCGACCGCGCTCTTCGCCTACGCCGAGCCCGCGCAGCGCCGGATCGTCCTGGCCGGGGCCGGGCACGCCCCGCCGCTGGTCATCGGCGACCACCGCACCGAGTTCGTCGAGACCTCGCTCTCGGCTCCGCTCGGGATGCTCTCCTGCTGGGAGGCGCCGAGCGTCGAGCTGTCCCCCGCCCCGGGAGAAACGGTGCTTCTCTACACGGACGGGCTGCTCCGCCGTACCGGCGACCCCATGGACCGGGCCTTCGCGCGCCTCCACGCGGCCGCTGCGAGCGTGCCGAAGGCGGACCGGGGCGACCCGGGCGCGATCGCCGACCACGTGCTGCGGACGCTGCTGCCCGAGGGCCTCGGCCTCGACACCGCCGACGACGAGGAGGACGTGGTCCTGCTCGCCGCCCGCTTCGAGTGA
- a CDS encoding YcnI family protein: MTVSVSASRVALAGGIALSSVVLLSGTAFAHVSVQPQGEAAKGGYATVNIKVPNERDNASTVKLEVNFPLDHPLASVMPQPVPGWKAEVTKSKLGKPLELHGKKINEAVSKVTWTADGSKIGPGQFQQFPLSLGQLPEDTDQLVLKAIQTYDNKEIVRWIEEAKEGAEEPQNPAPVLKLSAASGDHHGAATTAPTTGPSASASASGDAKAGHDGGHEEKTAAASSSSSSSSSSSDTTARILGVIGILVGIAGVAFGVLAGRRRSA, from the coding sequence ATGACCGTTTCCGTTTCCGCCTCCCGTGTCGCCCTCGCCGGTGGCATCGCCCTTTCCTCCGTCGTGCTGCTCTCCGGCACGGCCTTCGCGCACGTCAGCGTGCAGCCGCAGGGCGAGGCCGCCAAGGGCGGCTACGCCACCGTCAACATCAAGGTCCCGAACGAGCGCGACAACGCCTCCACCGTGAAGCTGGAGGTCAACTTCCCGCTCGACCACCCGCTGGCCTCCGTCATGCCGCAGCCCGTCCCCGGCTGGAAGGCCGAGGTGACGAAGAGCAAGCTCGGCAAGCCGCTGGAGCTGCACGGCAAGAAGATCAACGAGGCCGTCTCCAAGGTGACGTGGACCGCCGACGGCTCGAAGATCGGCCCCGGTCAGTTCCAGCAGTTCCCGCTCTCCCTCGGCCAGCTGCCCGAGGACACGGACCAGCTCGTGCTCAAGGCCATCCAGACGTACGACAACAAGGAGATCGTGCGCTGGATCGAGGAGGCGAAGGAGGGCGCGGAGGAGCCGCAGAACCCGGCCCCCGTCCTGAAGCTCTCCGCCGCGAGCGGCGACCACCACGGCGCTGCCACCACCGCCCCCACCACGGGCCCCTCGGCCTCCGCCTCCGCCTCCGGTGACGCGAAGGCCGGGCACGACGGCGGCCACGAGGAGAAGACGGCCGCAGCTTCCTCTTCCTCTTCCTCTTCCTCTTCCTCCTCCGACACCACGGCCCGGATCCTCGGCGTCATCGGCATCCTCGTCGGCATCGCCGGCGTCGCCTTCGGCGTCCTCGCCGGCCGCCGCCGCTCGGCCTGA
- a CDS encoding aminopeptidase P family protein produces MAEELTPETPEETSEEQAIKQRKNGLYPGVSDELAENMKSGWADTELRDLAPIAQADKTAARRAALSARFPGERLVIPAGKLKTRSNDTEYAFRASTEYAYLTGDQTQDGVLVLEPVAAGGHQATIYLLPRSDRENGEFWLDGQGELWVGRRHSLTEAEQLLGVPAKDVRELADRLKEATGPVRAVRGHDAGIEAALTDKVTAERDEELRVYLSEARLIKDDFEVAELRKACEATARGFEDVVKVLDKAEATSERYIEGTFFLRARVEGNDIGYGSICAAGPRATTLHWVRNDGDVRSGDLLLLDAGVETNELYTADITRTLPINGRYTDLQRKIYDAVYEAQEAGIAAVKPGAAYRDFHDAAQRVLAEKLVEWGLVEGSVERVLELGLQRRWTLHGTGHMLGMDVHDCAAARTEAYVDTTLAPGMCLTVEPGLYFQADDLTVPEEYRGIGVRIEDDILVTEDGNVNLSDALPRRSEEVEAWMAGLKG; encoded by the coding sequence GTGGCCGAGGAGCTCACGCCGGAGACCCCGGAAGAGACGTCCGAAGAGCAGGCGATCAAGCAGCGGAAGAACGGCCTGTACCCGGGCGTCTCCGACGAGCTCGCCGAGAACATGAAGTCCGGCTGGGCCGACACCGAGCTGCGCGACCTGGCGCCCATCGCGCAGGCCGACAAGACCGCCGCGCGCCGCGCCGCGCTGTCCGCCCGCTTCCCGGGCGAGCGCCTGGTGATCCCCGCCGGGAAGCTGAAGACCCGGTCGAACGACACCGAGTACGCCTTCCGCGCCTCCACCGAGTACGCGTACCTCACCGGCGACCAGACGCAGGACGGCGTCCTCGTCCTGGAGCCCGTCGCCGCGGGCGGCCACCAGGCGACGATCTACCTGCTGCCGCGCTCCGACCGCGAGAACGGCGAGTTCTGGCTCGACGGCCAGGGCGAGCTGTGGGTCGGCCGCCGCCACTCCCTCACCGAGGCCGAGCAGCTCCTCGGCGTCCCCGCGAAGGACGTCCGCGAGCTCGCCGACCGGCTGAAGGAGGCCACCGGCCCCGTCCGCGCCGTCCGCGGCCACGACGCCGGCATCGAGGCGGCCCTGACCGACAAGGTCACCGCCGAGCGCGACGAGGAACTGCGCGTCTACCTCTCCGAGGCCCGCCTCATCAAGGACGACTTCGAGGTCGCCGAGCTCAGGAAGGCCTGCGAGGCCACCGCCCGCGGCTTCGAGGACGTCGTCAAGGTCCTCGACAAGGCCGAGGCGACCAGCGAGCGCTACATCGAGGGCACGTTCTTCCTGCGCGCCCGCGTCGAGGGCAACGACATCGGCTACGGCTCCATCTGCGCCGCCGGCCCGCGCGCCACCACCCTCCACTGGGTGCGCAACGACGGCGACGTCCGCTCCGGCGACCTGCTGCTGCTCGACGCCGGCGTGGAGACCAACGAGCTCTACACCGCGGACATCACCCGCACCCTGCCCATCAACGGCCGGTACACCGACCTCCAGCGCAAGATCTACGACGCCGTGTACGAGGCGCAGGAGGCCGGCATCGCCGCGGTGAAGCCCGGCGCCGCCTACCGCGACTTCCACGACGCCGCCCAGCGCGTCCTCGCCGAGAAGCTCGTCGAGTGGGGCCTCGTCGAGGGCTCGGTCGAGCGCGTCCTGGAGCTCGGTCTGCAGCGCCGTTGGACGCTGCACGGCACCGGCCACATGCTCGGCATGGACGTCCACGACTGCGCCGCCGCGCGCACCGAGGCGTACGTCGACACGACCCTCGCGCCGGGCATGTGCCTGACGGTCGAGCCGGGGCTGTACTTCCAGGCCGACGACCTGACCGTGCCGGAGGAGTACCGCGGCATCGGCGTCCGGATCGAGGACGACATCCTCGTCACCGAGGACGGCAACGTGAACCTCTCGGACGCGCTGCCGCGCCGCTCCGAAGAGGTCGAGGCGTGGATGGCCGGCCTGAAGGGCTGA
- a CDS encoding glycerophosphodiester phosphodiesterase codes for MTHARQHPNSAPVQVVAHRGASEDAPEHTLAAYVKAIEDGADALECDVRLTADGHLVCVHDRRVNRTSNGRGAVSALELAHLAALDFGVWKEREERDDASESPDWGDPEYTSVLTLERLLELVSDAGRRVELAIETKHPTRWAGQVEERLLQLLKRFGLDAPASPDDSPVRIMSFSARSLHRIAAASPTLPTVSLTQFVTPRLRDGRLPAGARVAGPSIRIVRHHPAVILRLQKAGHQVHVWTVDEPEDVELCVRLGVDAIITNRPKQVLAQLGRD; via the coding sequence GTGACTCACGCACGGCAGCACCCGAACAGCGCCCCGGTCCAGGTCGTCGCCCACCGCGGAGCCTCCGAAGACGCCCCGGAACACACCCTGGCCGCCTATGTGAAGGCCATCGAGGACGGCGCCGACGCCCTGGAGTGCGACGTCCGGCTCACCGCCGACGGCCACCTCGTCTGCGTCCACGACCGACGCGTCAACCGTACGTCGAACGGCCGCGGTGCCGTCTCCGCCCTCGAACTCGCCCACCTCGCCGCGCTCGACTTCGGCGTCTGGAAGGAACGGGAGGAGCGGGACGACGCCTCGGAGAGCCCCGACTGGGGAGACCCCGAGTACACCTCCGTCCTCACCCTGGAGCGCCTCCTGGAGCTCGTCTCCGACGCCGGGCGCCGGGTCGAGCTGGCCATCGAGACCAAGCACCCCACCCGCTGGGCCGGCCAGGTCGAGGAGCGGCTCCTCCAGCTCCTGAAAAGGTTCGGACTCGACGCCCCGGCGTCCCCCGACGACTCTCCCGTACGGATCATGAGCTTCTCGGCCCGCTCCCTGCACCGGATCGCCGCCGCCTCTCCGACCCTGCCGACCGTATCCCTCACCCAGTTCGTCACCCCGCGACTGCGCGACGGGCGCCTCCCCGCGGGCGCGCGCGTGGCGGGCCCGTCGATCCGGATCGTCCGCCACCACCCCGCCGTGATCCTGCGGCTCCAGAAGGCCGGGCACCAGGTCCACGTCTGGACGGTGGACGAGCCCGAGGACGTCGAGCTCTGCGTACGCCTGGGGGTGGACGCGATCATCACCAACCGCCCCAAGCAGGTGCTCGCCCAGCTGGGCCGCGACTGA
- a CDS encoding SCO family protein, with protein MSQEKTSGSGTARPGRRTPLIVAAVAIVAALGITAAVGLGGNDDKASGTGSSSVAEVSGAEDSTKAATVLDRPFTKPSLVLTDTKGQKYDLRERTKGKLTLIYFGYTHCPDVCPMTMSNIALAKRELPKADQDKLQVVFVTTDPERDTSAELAKWLPAAGDPTFTGLTGDFSAIQAGARSIGIGIDPPKKEGDKVISMHGAQVIAFSPTTDQGYVLYGEDTTVEEYAKDLPKLIKGENP; from the coding sequence ATGTCTCAAGAGAAGACGTCCGGGTCGGGCACGGCCCGCCCCGGACGGCGCACCCCGCTGATCGTCGCCGCGGTCGCGATCGTCGCCGCGCTCGGCATCACCGCGGCCGTCGGCCTCGGCGGCAACGACGACAAGGCCTCCGGCACGGGCTCCAGCTCGGTCGCCGAGGTCTCCGGCGCCGAGGACTCCACCAAGGCCGCCACCGTCCTCGACCGGCCGTTCACCAAGCCCTCGCTCGTCCTCACCGACACCAAGGGCCAGAAGTACGACCTGCGAGAGCGGACCAAGGGCAAGCTGACGCTCATCTACTTCGGCTACACGCACTGCCCCGACGTCTGCCCCATGACGATGAGCAACATCGCCCTCGCCAAGAGGGAGCTCCCCAAGGCCGACCAGGACAAGCTCCAGGTCGTCTTCGTCACCACCGACCCCGAGCGTGACACCTCGGCCGAGCTCGCCAAGTGGCTGCCCGCCGCCGGCGACCCCACCTTCACCGGTCTCACCGGCGACTTCTCCGCCATCCAGGCGGGCGCCCGCTCGATCGGCATCGGCATCGACCCGCCCAAGAAGGAGGGCGACAAGGTCATCTCCATGCACGGCGCCCAGGTGATCGCCTTCTCGCCCACCACCGACCAGGGCTACGTCCTGTACGGCGAGGACACGACCGTCGAGGAGTACGCCAAGGACCTGCCGAAGCTCATCAAGGGGGAGAACCCGTGA
- a CDS encoding copper chaperone PCu(A)C — translation MNRRTTALTAAVALAASLALTGCSSDGDKPELKVSGAFMPQPVMDMAGGFLTITNAGGAADKLTSVTSPLSDDVTIHETKDQKMVEVKSFDIPANGELKLERGGNHIMFMELKKKPKQGEKVGIELHFEKSDPIKVDVPVEAANHNPRQH, via the coding sequence GTGAACCGCCGCACCACCGCCCTGACCGCCGCCGTCGCCCTCGCCGCCTCGCTCGCGCTGACCGGGTGCTCGTCCGACGGCGACAAGCCCGAGCTGAAGGTCAGCGGTGCGTTCATGCCGCAGCCCGTGATGGACATGGCCGGTGGCTTCCTCACCATCACCAACGCCGGCGGAGCGGCGGACAAGCTCACCTCCGTCACCAGCCCCCTCTCGGACGACGTCACGATCCACGAGACGAAGGACCAGAAGATGGTGGAGGTGAAGTCCTTCGACATCCCCGCGAACGGGGAGCTGAAGCTCGAACGCGGTGGCAACCACATCATGTTCATGGAGCTGAAGAAGAAGCCCAAGCAGGGCGAGAAGGTCGGCATCGAGCTCCACTTCGAGAAGTCCGACCCCATCAAGGTCGACGTTCCCGTCGAGGCAGCCAACCACAACCCGCGGCAGCACTGA
- a CDS encoding ATP-binding protein: protein MSIWWSLHLRREAASVPLARRLLLGTMETAGVDPDVSYELSVALTEACANAVEHGGGVDGEAGGTGRAYRVTAYLDGETCRIEVADSGPGFPGAETRPAPTAPSDDAEHGRGLRLIEELADHVQFGNRSGRGGAVVSFDKILKWKDGPSLLMA from the coding sequence ATGAGCATCTGGTGGTCACTCCATCTGCGGCGCGAGGCCGCGAGCGTGCCGCTGGCCCGCCGGCTTCTGCTGGGCACGATGGAGACCGCGGGGGTCGATCCCGATGTGTCGTACGAGCTGTCGGTCGCGCTGACCGAGGCCTGTGCGAACGCGGTCGAGCACGGCGGTGGTGTCGACGGCGAGGCCGGCGGGACGGGCAGGGCGTACCGGGTGACGGCCTACCTGGACGGCGAGACCTGCCGTATCGAGGTGGCGGACTCGGGACCGGGCTTCCCCGGTGCCGAGACGAGGCCGGCGCCGACGGCCCCTTCGGACGACGCCGAGCACGGCCGGGGGCTGCGCCTGATCGAGGAGCTCGCCGACCACGTGCAGTTCGGCAACCGCTCGGGGCGGGGCGGCGCGGTCGTCAGCTTCGACAAGATCCTCAAGTGGAAGGACGGGCCGTCGCTCCTGATGGCCTGA
- a CDS encoding bifunctional DNA primase/polymerase, with protein MREILGILGPLVRRGRRRRLRLRRAATTARLDAAVAFAVEWDWPVLPGVGLSATTRTAAGPACACPDPECAVPGAHPFDPGLLAATTDERMIRWWWTKRPEAPVVLATGGGAPCAVSLPAVAGARALTALDAMGMRLGPVVATPTRWSILVAPYGLERLGELLYAKDSVPSSLRFHGEGGYLLLPPSVAGSGQVRWERAPLAGSARPWLPDVEAVVDALVEASTSTPGGGSRLTY; from the coding sequence ATGCGCGAGATCCTCGGAATCCTGGGACCCCTCGTGAGGCGAGGCAGGCGACGCAGGCTCCGGCTCCGGCGCGCGGCGACGACCGCCCGGCTCGACGCCGCGGTCGCCTTCGCGGTCGAGTGGGACTGGCCCGTCCTGCCGGGCGTGGGCCTGAGCGCGACGACCCGCACGGCCGCGGGGCCCGCCTGCGCCTGCCCCGACCCCGAGTGCGCGGTGCCCGGCGCGCACCCGTTCGACCCCGGGCTCCTCGCGGCCACCACCGACGAGCGGATGATCCGCTGGTGGTGGACCAAGCGGCCGGAGGCCCCGGTGGTGCTCGCCACGGGCGGCGGCGCGCCCTGCGCGGTGAGCCTGCCCGCGGTGGCGGGAGCTCGGGCGCTGACCGCGCTCGACGCGATGGGCATGCGGCTCGGCCCGGTGGTGGCGACCCCGACGCGGTGGTCGATCCTCGTCGCCCCGTACGGCCTCGAACGGCTGGGCGAGCTGCTGTACGCGAAGGACAGCGTGCCCAGTTCGCTGCGGTTCCACGGCGAGGGCGGCTATCTGCTGCTGCCGCCCTCGGTCGCCGGGAGCGGGCAGGTGCGGTGGGAGCGGGCGCCGCTCGCCGGGTCGGCCCGGCCGTGGCTGCCGGACGTGGAGGCCGTGGTGGACGCCCTGGTCGAGGCGAGCACGAGCACACCGGGCGGCGGGAGCCGGCTCACTTACTGA
- a CDS encoding copper resistance protein CopC: MTTTAPRLGTAVARLLILAAALLGTLLAGAAPASAHAALTGSDPRDGAVVATAPKEVNLTFSEQVAMSADSIRVLDPAGRRADTGEIRDLCSGAIVRYGVGLRAGLPDGTYTVAWQTVSADSHPIAGAFTFSIGAPSATSVALPESNAGGGLVGALYGIARYLSYASFAVLVGGGAFVLVCWPRGAGVRPVQRTVVRAWLTLTVATLAMLLLRNPYTGSGELSDAFDLAGLKSVLETKTGAALTSRLLLLGAAALFVAVLFGSYTRRTDPKERKDLTFGLGLGGTVVAAGIAGTWALAEHASTGIQPGIAMPVDILHLLAVAAWLGGLTVLLVALYRAPSVERSAVERFSKVAFGSVLVLAATGLYQSWRQLGSWSALTDTRYGQLLLVKIGLLAVLLGIAWISRRWTQRLADPAPSETEATSEAEAEAETGTASETEAETGTASETEAGTGTASGTDPVRAAQLARQRAAVATARRKRERDADPERTGLRRSVLTEAAVAVVLLAVTTVLTSTEPGRTEEEAGRTGSTAGSAAVPDRPVDIRLPFDTGGVDGKGVVRLSLDPGRTGANALHLFVERPNGKPLDVPEVKVAFTLEAKDVGPLPVAPDRIQTGHWSANGVQIPMPGEWKIQVTVRTSDIDQTTIDKNVKIG, encoded by the coding sequence ATGACAACCACCGCCCCGCGCCTCGGTACTGCCGTGGCCCGGCTGCTGATCCTGGCGGCCGCGCTGCTCGGCACGCTGCTGGCCGGCGCCGCCCCCGCCTCCGCGCACGCGGCGCTCACCGGAAGCGACCCGAGGGACGGGGCGGTGGTCGCCACCGCTCCCAAGGAGGTCAACCTGACCTTCTCCGAACAGGTCGCCATGAGCGCCGACTCGATCCGGGTTCTCGACCCGGCGGGACGGCGGGCCGACACCGGCGAGATACGCGACCTGTGCAGCGGTGCCATTGTCCGGTACGGAGTCGGGCTCCGCGCCGGACTGCCGGACGGTACGTACACCGTGGCCTGGCAGACCGTGTCCGCCGACAGCCACCCGATCGCCGGCGCCTTCACCTTCTCCATCGGTGCTCCTTCCGCCACCTCCGTCGCACTGCCCGAGTCGAACGCCGGCGGCGGACTCGTCGGCGCCCTGTACGGCATCGCGCGCTACCTCTCGTACGCCTCCTTCGCCGTCCTCGTCGGCGGTGGCGCCTTCGTCCTGGTCTGCTGGCCGCGCGGGGCGGGCGTCCGCCCGGTCCAGCGGACCGTGGTCCGGGCCTGGCTGACCCTCACGGTCGCCACGCTGGCGATGCTCCTCCTCCGCAACCCGTACACCGGCTCCGGCGAGCTCTCCGACGCCTTCGACCTGGCGGGCCTGAAGTCCGTCCTGGAGACCAAGACCGGGGCCGCGCTCACCTCCCGTCTGCTGCTGCTCGGCGCCGCGGCGCTCTTCGTCGCTGTCCTCTTCGGCTCCTACACCCGCCGCACCGACCCGAAGGAGCGCAAGGACCTCACCTTCGGCCTCGGCCTCGGCGGCACCGTCGTCGCCGCGGGGATCGCCGGTACCTGGGCGCTGGCCGAGCACGCCTCGACCGGCATCCAGCCCGGCATCGCGATGCCCGTCGACATCCTGCACCTGCTGGCCGTCGCCGCCTGGCTCGGCGGACTCACGGTGCTGCTCGTCGCCCTCTACCGGGCCCCCTCCGTCGAACGCTCGGCGGTGGAGCGCTTCTCGAAGGTCGCCTTCGGCTCCGTGCTCGTCCTCGCGGCCACCGGCCTCTACCAGTCCTGGCGCCAGCTCGGCTCCTGGTCCGCGCTGACCGACACCCGCTACGGGCAGCTGCTGCTGGTCAAGATCGGCCTGCTGGCCGTGCTCCTCGGCATCGCCTGGATCTCGCGCCGCTGGACCCAGCGCCTCGCCGACCCGGCACCCTCCGAGACCGAAGCAACCTCCGAGGCCGAAGCCGAAGCCGAGACCGGAACCGCCTCCGAGACCGAAGCCGAGACCGGAACCGCCTCCGAGACCGAGGCCGGAACCGGAACCGCCTCCGGGACCGACCCCGTACGAGCCGCTCAGCTCGCCCGGCAGCGCGCCGCCGTCGCCACCGCCCGCCGCAAGCGGGAGCGGGACGCAGACCCCGAGCGGACGGGTCTTCGCCGCTCGGTGCTGACCGAGGCCGCAGTCGCCGTGGTCCTCCTCGCCGTGACCACCGTCCTCACCTCCACCGAGCCCGGCCGCACCGAGGAGGAGGCCGGCCGGACCGGCTCCACCGCCGGCTCGGCCGCCGTGCCCGACCGCCCCGTGGACATCCGGCTGCCCTTCGACACCGGCGGCGTCGACGGCAAGGGCGTCGTCCGTCTCAGCCTCGACCCCGGCCGCACCGGCGCCAACGCTCTCCACCTCTTCGTCGAGCGCCCCAACGGCAAGCCTCTGGACGTCCCCGAGGTCAAGGTCGCCTTCACCTTGGAGGCCAAGGACGTCGGCCCGCTGCCCGTCGCCCCCGACCGCATCCAGACCGGACACTGGAGCGCGAACGGCGTCCAGATCCCGATGCCCGGCGAGTGGAAGATCCAGGTGACCGTCCGCACCTCCGACATCGACCAGACCACCATCGACAAGAACGTGAAGATCGGCTGA
- a CDS encoding DUF5926 family protein codes for MAKKRPQTKAGKAGQAQVTSGEIPVVGAREPCPCGSGRRYKACHGRSAAHAVTELVQRPFEGLPGECDWVALRELVPAATVPLTLKGVLPEGVPSVTLATVLPMAWPALRRDDGSVLLALQNDSSSGDLARDLADTLQRALETEPGTPVPPRRVPAEGPRLQELLDADAPFAPEVHTGFEFWVPASADGADPEVAASLERANAAAIPTVKLTGVDSAYWCETPDKNHLRWVMPHPEEKLLDALARLQAGEGTSLGENTRLVGSFRAHGLMVPVWDLPTSMTAEECEKPAAEFAERLAGALASDAPLTAEERRARGGLTNRQVTLS; via the coding sequence ATGGCCAAGAAGCGCCCCCAGACGAAGGCCGGCAAGGCCGGCCAGGCACAGGTCACGAGCGGGGAGATCCCGGTCGTCGGCGCGCGCGAGCCCTGCCCCTGTGGCTCGGGCCGCCGCTACAAGGCCTGTCACGGCCGGTCGGCCGCGCACGCCGTGACGGAGCTCGTCCAGCGCCCCTTCGAGGGCCTGCCCGGCGAGTGCGACTGGGTCGCGCTCCGCGAGCTCGTGCCCGCCGCCACCGTGCCGCTCACCCTGAAGGGCGTGCTGCCCGAGGGCGTGCCGTCCGTGACGCTCGCGACCGTGCTGCCGATGGCGTGGCCGGCGCTGCGCCGCGACGACGGCTCCGTCCTCCTCGCCCTGCAGAACGACTCCTCCTCCGGCGACCTCGCGCGCGACCTCGCCGACACCCTCCAGCGCGCCCTGGAGACCGAGCCGGGCACCCCGGTCCCGCCGCGCCGCGTGCCGGCCGAGGGGCCGCGCCTGCAGGAGCTGCTCGACGCGGACGCGCCGTTCGCCCCGGAGGTCCACACGGGCTTCGAGTTCTGGGTCCCGGCCTCCGCGGACGGTGCCGACCCCGAGGTCGCCGCCTCCCTGGAGCGCGCCAACGCCGCCGCGATCCCGACGGTCAAGCTGACCGGTGTGGACTCGGCGTACTGGTGCGAGACCCCGGACAAGAACCACCTGCGCTGGGTCATGCCGCACCCGGAGGAGAAGCTCCTCGACGCGCTCGCCCGGCTCCAGGCCGGCGAGGGCACGTCCCTCGGCGAGAACACCCGGCTCGTCGGCTCGTTCCGCGCCCACGGCCTCATGGTGCCGGTGTGGGACCTGCCGACCTCCATGACCGCGGAGGAGTGCGAGAAGCCGGCCGCCGAGTTCGCCGAGCGGCTCGCCGGAGCGCTCGCCTCGGACGCTCCGCTCACGGCCGAGGAGCGCCGGGCGCGCGGCGGCCTCACGAACCGTCAGGTGACTCTCAGCTGA
- a CDS encoding ATP-binding protein, producing the protein MRHATCLGRFPVHSLGASTPWRGAKEVSGVALVVAQEVPTSSSMAVPHGPAGVGEARHRMRDELYRSGVSESVVDDAVLILSELLSNACRYGRPLGRAERGEGDVLAAWRVDSSGGLRVEVTDGGGPTRPVPSTPSVTARGGRGLNIISALAQDWGVRDSATGEVTVWVVVTEGHRREDFAARVGGGSGFDFLDSYDDLD; encoded by the coding sequence GTGCGACACGCCACGTGCCTTGGCCGGTTTCCGGTCCATTCCCTTGGGGCATCCACACCGTGGCGTGGGGCAAAGGAGGTCTCGGGGGTGGCGTTGGTGGTGGCACAAGAGGTGCCGACGTCGTCGAGCATGGCCGTTCCCCATGGCCCTGCCGGCGTGGGTGAGGCACGACACCGGATGCGGGACGAGCTGTATCGCAGCGGGGTGTCCGAATCGGTCGTCGACGACGCGGTACTGATCCTTTCGGAACTGCTCAGCAACGCCTGTCGCTACGGCAGGCCGCTGGGACGGGCGGAACGGGGCGAGGGCGATGTCCTGGCGGCCTGGCGGGTCGACTCGTCAGGTGGCCTGCGGGTCGAGGTGACGGACGGCGGTGGTCCCACGAGACCCGTGCCGTCCACTCCCTCGGTCACCGCACGCGGCGGACGCGGGCTGAACATCATCAGCGCGCTGGCCCAGGACTGGGGCGTACGGGACAGCGCGACCGGCGAGGTCACGGTCTGGGTCGTGGTCACCGAGGGACACCGCCGCGAGGACTTCGCGGCGCGCGTCGGCGGCGGCTCGGGCTTCGACTTCCTCGACTCGTACGACGATCTGGACTGA